The following coding sequences are from one Nicotiana tabacum cultivar K326 chromosome 1, ASM71507v2, whole genome shotgun sequence window:
- the LOC142163871 gene encoding uncharacterized protein LOC142163871, translating to MHDFIMTEDFELWDVICDSPYIPTTSVRDLPLMMPKTRKEYTDADRKTMEKNFCAKKILVCGIGPDDYNMISACQTAKEIWEALQIAHEGIIQVKQSTIDKLTTEYELFRMKDD from the coding sequence atgcatgattttattaTGACAGAAGACTTTGAGTTGTGGGATGTCATATGTGATAGTCCTTATATCCCAACAACGAGTGTCAGAGATCTTCCATTGATGATGCCAAAGACCAGGAAAGAATACACCGACGCAGATAGGAAAACTATGGAGAAAAATTTTTGTGCCAAGAAAATTTTGGTGTGTGGCATAGGACCTGATGATTACAACATGATCTCGGCTTGTCAAACAgccaaggagatatgggaagctttACAAATAGCACATGAGGGAATCATTCAAGTAAAGCAATCTACGATTGATAAGCTTACCACTGAGTATGAGCTCTTTAGGATGAAAGACGATTAA